From the genome of Salvelinus namaycush isolate Seneca chromosome 1, SaNama_1.0, whole genome shotgun sequence:
agatatttaagCAGTGTAGTCAACTGTCGCACAAACTGAATGTACCAACAACAGATTTACCAGTTAAATGTAACAACAAATTAGGTGGGGTCATCATCTACTCTTCTTTATCATTGCATTCTTTTGATGATATAAGGAAAATGTACAAAACAGTAACTATTCAAAACACAGACAAGTATGTTTTGCGCAGTACTACAAAGTGCTACATTTGTTTACAGTACATTTGTTTAAAGTACATGTAAATTGACAATGTGCAATTGTATTATGTCTTCTTGCGACCTTGATGCTTTTAACAAAATGCTCATGCACATGAGATAATTGTTGTCCTGACTGTTTTTAGACAGGACAGTAATCATTATTCCATCACCTCAGTGGTATgctacattaacaatgtctatactgtatttctgatcaatttgatgttattgtaatggacaaaaaaaattgcttttctttcaaaaacaaggacatttctaaatgaccccaaacttttgaactgtaatgtatatttttttgtaaaaatCCTTGTTATTTACTTcaatgattttcaatttgagtGTCATTTTTTCTATTCCGGCTACATTTTCTCGTTCTGAACTTATAACACAGGTGGGAGTTTAAGGACGGGTGTggtatcaaatcaaagtgtattggtctcgtacacagtttagcagacgTTATGGTGGGTACAGCGAAATGCTtttgttactagctcctaacagtgctgtaaaatgtcaaatgtgacaaTGACGACAAGAGCAGCGGCTCACCAATTTGATAGCTCCAGCACAGTTACACCTCAGGCATCACCTAAACAAAACAATGAAACTGCTGTGCAGTTGTCGGATATCGCTGGCTAGCGCTGgaactgattgaatctaggcccaAGTGATGAGCTATTAAATGTTCATTATCTTGTGGTTAGTAAGAGACCTTTAACTACATACAGTGATTTACTTTCATAGCTTTGGTTGACATTTGTATCTTACAGATGTATACAGATTCTCTCAGTATTCATGTACGTCATTCAATGGCAACATTGGCAAACATGCAGAACACTTTAAAGACCACTGGGATAGCGTAAATATTACACGGACATGGAGTAGTGCTTTATTGCAGAGCTTCACGGGCCATGTGATGTTCAGTATAGCTGCGGTATAGTCCCAGAATGAAAGaggatagaaacctgatgtttcagCAGTGCCTTAATGGTCATGAACACTCTTAATCAAGTTTTTCATGAAATATCTGAAGGAAACTTTGGTCATCAAACTATGAtgaccaaagtatgaaaaatgactgttgcttctacattgaCAACATTttatcataaagttactggtcccctcccccATGTTAAACACTTGGAATCATTATTAAGGGTACACGGTGACATCCCCTTTAACTTTCATTTTAttacaccaatggtaacatgatGTTATCTTACCTACATATGTTCTGCCTTGTAACCAACATTGAAGAAGATGTGTTTGCAGAGGGGCGTGGTTCATatagctacagtggggcaaaaaactatttagtcagccaccaattgtgcaagttctcccacttaaaaagatgagagaggcctgtaattttcatcataggtacacttcaactatgacagacaaaatgataaaaaaaatccagaaaatcacattgtaggattttttatgaatttatttgcaaattatggtggaaaataagtatttggttatTATGttacaagcaagatttctggctctcacagacctgtaacttcttctttaagaggctcctctgtcctccactcgttactgtattaatggcacctgtttgaacttgttatcagtataaaagacacctgtccacaacctcaaacagtcacactccaaactccactatggccaagaccaaagagctgtcaaaggacaccagaaacaaaattgtagacctgcaccaggctgggaagactgaatctgcaataggtaagcagcttggtttgaagaaatcaactgtgggagcaattattaggaaatggaagacatacaagaccactgataatctccctcgatctggggctccacgcaagatctcaccccgtggggtcaaaatgatcacaagaacggtgagcaaaaatcccagaaccacacggggggacctagtgaatgacctgcagagagctgggaccaaagtaacaaagcctaccatcactacgccgccagggactcaaatcctgcagtgccagatgtgtccccctgcttaagccagtacatgtccaggcccgtctgaagtatgctagagagcatttggatgatccagaagaagattgggagaatgtcatatggtcagatgaaaccaaaatataactttttggtaaaaactcaactcgtcgtgtttggaggacaaagaacgCTGAGTTGCAtccgaagaacaccatacctactgtgaagcatgggggtggaaacatcatgctttggggctgtttttctgcaaagggaccaggacgactgatctgtgtaaaggaaagaatgaacggggccatgtatcgtgagattttgagtgaaaacctccttccatcagcaagggcattgaagatgaaacgtggctgggtctttcagcatgacaatgatcccaaacacatcgcccgggcaacgaaggagtggcttcgtaagaagcatttcaaggtcctggagtggcctagccagtctccagatctcaaccccatagaaaatctttggagggagttgaaagtccgtgttgcccagcaacagccccaaaacatcactgctctagaggagatctgcatggaggaatgggccaaaataccagcaacagtgtgtgaaaaccttgtgaagacttacagaaaacgtttgacctctgtcattgccaacaaagggtatataacaaagtattgagataaacttttgttattgaccaaatacttattttccaccataatttgcaaataaattcataaaaaatcctacaatgtgattttctggatttttttttctcattttgtctgtcatagttgaagtgtacctatgatgaaaattacaggcctctctcatctttttaagtgggagaacttgcacaattggtggctgactaaatacttttttgccccactgtagatagctactctactggtgcTACATTTTGACTGTAGGGTGTTAGTAAATATAATTAAAAGTTTACCCTCTTCATCTATGGCAAAGCTACTTATATGTTTCCCCATTCATCCGTGTCTGGTGTTCGTTACTGGTTAGCTAGGTattcagccagcatggaacaaaagcCAACAAATTCGTCAGTGCTGCTGTAAACCGCATCACAAGAGACATTCCAAACGGGAGATGTATAAAAAcgttgtttgagttgctttgtgtatcacCAAATGTGCTTGAAATGATTTTACTGCAACACTGCTCAAAACATCCAAGTTGCTTGACATAGAGCTTTCAAAAAGCTGTCAGTCATGGTGAGCTCATGAATTTAAGCTCCCCGCCCACTTAGCCTGTCTTGTTTAACTTCCTGGTAGTTTCAGATAGACTGTTTAGGTCCTTTAAAGATGATAGTTATTTTTGTTTGGTTCTTTTATCTCATAGTATTGCATCCCAAGGACAACAAGGACCTACCATGGGACAGAAGCAGATTGAAGGTCATTGCTCCTGCTTTGATTCTCCAGTGCAGGGCTGCCCTATAGATGAGCCTAAAGGAGTATATAGATCATGTCTGGCCGGTGATGATGTGATATAACATGTGATATGTATACTCATGATTTATTGCTCAATATAGCCATGTACATAGGACTGACCAAGGAGCACAAAATACATTCCATCATTCATCTTATACAGAGCTAACAACCCTCTTCTTTGTATATTAATTAAAACAAATGtattcctttatttaactaggcatatcagttaagagcaaattcttatttataatgacagcctaccggggaacagcaggttaactgccttgttcaggggcagaatgacagatttgtacattGTCGGCTCGGGGGTTTGATCCAGCAACCTCTCGGTTACTGGCAaaaagctctaaccactaagctacctgcacTAGGCTATGCACATATAACACATAtcaataacatactgtaggaTTTCTCAGTGATATGCTAATACAATCCATCACGTCTGAGCTGTTTTTCATTGTCAGTAAGATCTACTATGATGATCGTCATGGGGTGCTCAGTGAAGTTAATAGTCCACAGTACGTCGATACGAACAGTTCCCCAACAAACTACTTTTACAATACGAGCATGTAGTCCACTAAACAGCCCTTATGTTCATGCAGAACTGTGAAATATTCCTATCATGACATATTATTTGGTACACAGTACAGAAAAACACATTCTCCATTCCCTCCCCTGGCCACTGAACTTTGGTCCTTGACCTCCGAACCCAACTCCATTAACAAAAGTGGTCACAGTTGGTCATACGTGATTTAAAACACACCTATGTTTGTTACACAGTTATATGGATATACACTTATAATAACTTCTACAGAGGTTTCAAGAGACGACTGGTTAAAGCCATGCACTTCATGCACAGATGATGGTCATCCTCCAGGCCCACATAGTAGGGTTTCAATGGGTTCAATTCAGAAAGGAGTTTAAGGAGCAAGTTGGGAAATATGCCCATGAAGTCAATTGGATGAGAGCCATGTATTCTTTTCCTTTCAGTTTATTTTAATGTTGGTTTGAttgtctgttgttgtttttgtcgttgttgttgttgttgtggtcatggttgtgtttgtggttgttgTTTAGAAGTTTTTCCTCTGTCATTTGTCCAGGTGTCTTACATTAGACTCTTTCAGAGGGTCAGGAGGCCATAGGTGTCCCCGTCTACTTCATGCCGCTCCGCAGCACCTGATTGGCTGCGATAAGCATGACACTGATGATGAAAGCAATGGCGAAAGCACATATCAGGCTCTTGCGTACACACGTCTGCTTGACTTGCTGCGTTGGACTAGCTGCTTGACAGGGAAGGGAGGCAAGAGGATAAGGAAGGTATTTTAGTGGAAaagagctactgtacatataacgcaGCTACCTCCGGGCTATGCATTTTCCCACCACGTCAACTTTCCATATCTCTCACCTGTTACTCCCTCTCAGTTAATCTATATGCCTGTCTCAAAAAAACAATtatacacagtgtattatagtgtgTACAAGAAGTCTCTTACGATCTATATCCACCTGAGACGCCATGTTCTGAGTGAACTATAAAGTGTGAACTATAAAGTGTCTACTACAAAGTGTGTACTATAAGATCCCTTACTGTCTATATCCACCTGACAGGCCCCTGGGTTCTCTATATGGCTCTCCTCGGTCATGATGATGTTCTCGATGTCCTTCATGGTCAGGTGGTCGCAGAACGTATCGTACAGCAGCCTCTTCAGCTCCTCCACCGTCAGCTTCTGCATGTCAGTCtggacacaagcacacacacacagacaatcacGAGCTGTTGTCACTACGGTGGAGATACTGTTTCAAGGATGATTTTATGTTTTTCACCCCAATGAATATGGTTAAGATTTGGGAATGGTAAGTTGATCCTGGACTTTCTAGCCTGAGTGAACAACACAACACTGCCCATTGATGCATGTGACATATTGAATGACTGTCTTGACTTGGGAACATACACTTCCATACACACAttacaatgtgtgtgtttgtcttagATTGAACACAAAAACACTGCTTAGGCATAGACATTGCCAAGGGAAGCCTGAATCAGTCTCTAAATACTTGGTGACTCCTATTACTGTCAATATGGGAGGGTAATTATCTGGGAAACTGTCACAGAATCAATGCCTGATTACATCTACATAGATTTCACTTCACTTGATAATAAGACAAGCGTAGAAAAGGGATGGCACTGTCCTATTAACCGTCCAACCAAATCTGGCAATTACATTTGTCTTTGTTCCAAGTCAAAAAGACTTAGATAAACGCAATAGATAAATAATTTGATAGATAGACGACAGCTATAGCGAAGCATCCTGATCACCCAGAAGCCTTTGCTTCAGCTTGTCAGTGGTAATCAGCAGGAGAGATGCGGGTAATGATTACTTACCTTCCAGAACACGGAGTCAAAGTCGGTTCCGTGGAACTTGTCAGGCATTCCGGCTGCTGTCAGCTTGGGTCCGAGGAGAGTGACAAACTCCTCGAAATCCACCTGACCATCACCTGTTGATGACAGTGGGGCGAAGACATCTGTTATGCTAGTGTGTTTGCGAGCACATATGAATGCGTGTATGCATACCCATgtgggtgcctgtgtgtgtgcctgtgtgcgtgccCCTGAGTATttttgtcggtgtgtgtgtgcatgtctcacCGTCCATGTCCAGTCTCTGTATGATGACCTccagctccacctcgttgggcaTGTATCCCAGGGATCTCATGGCCATGCCTAGCTCCTGCTTGGAAATAAAGCCATTCCCATCACGGTCAAACACCTTGAACGCCTCGCGGATCTCTGCAGAGAAGACACATACGAAGGAGTATATTAAACCAGCCTACCTGTTCTGTGCGCCGaagaaatcaatcaatcaattaatgtctggttgtgcgtgtgtgtttggtgGGTGGATCTTAATTGCACAAGGCCTATTATCTGGCCGGGAATAGTATTTTTATTGATTCTACACATCACTTTGCTCAAGTTGATTCTCTCCAACATACTTGTAAGTTGCAGCAATTTTTGGGGTTGCAAACGGTCTATATCACATCGATATTAGTCAGGAACATTTATTCCAGTgctcaaatgtatttaaaaaatggaagtaggataattttggtcatcgAGTCGTAATGGTATCCAATTAAACTTTGAGTGAGGCGTAGTGCCTTTACAGCCCTCTAGTTGGCCCTCGAAACAAAGCTAATCGAGAATGATGTTCTGTAACCCAACCCACCCTGGAGAGTTGCTTGAAGAGTAATGGATGAGAAAAATACTAGGATTGAAGCAAATGTAAGGAATTATAACTTTATAACAAATCATTTACAGTTAACAGGAATATGTTAGCTGTAGAGACAAATTATAATgcaattttttttgtcattaAGTTAATTTTCAAAAATCTGGCTAACATTGGCCAGCTAGCTATGCATTTAGCTTTCTATGTGTGCGGTTCACAgttatatgaattgtaatttgTCCTGTTTAATGTTTTAGGAACTCCTGAGCAAACCAGAAAACAAGGCTGTCATCTTGTGAAACCCAGTGGAAGTAAAGAATTCAGCTAAAGCATTTAACGTTACTGGAAATTGAATGAACAATTTTGTAAACTTGACTTgctccttaaaaaaaaaaaatgctaagtCTGACTTGTCATTGTTCTTTATTGAAGTAACGTTAACGTTAGCGATTGAAGATATTTGtcttgcaatgcagctgaagtaacatagctagctaactcttTTATTGCTTATTGTGTAGTAGAGGATAAAAATACCTGTATTCCTATGGATGGGTAGCTATGTAGCCGATCTATGTAGACCTTAAAACATTTGGTATAAATATTAGTTCAGAATAGgggttttcattttttttattgctTCCACTTGTTAATCCCATAGAAATTGCAAGAAACATGTGAAGGAAATGCGACGGTTACATTTCAAACTGCAAACTGTTGGGATTGAGCCAAAGTCAGTATATTTCAAAACAGTTTTGTGAGATTTGTGTAACTCACGATTTACATGAGggttgggtttggattacaatCATGTCACTTACCCACTAACACGGGATTGTATCACCTAGGGAAAACCTTCATGACGCTGCGCTAATTACGTTCTATCCAATCATAACAGCGAACCTTCAAACAGTGAGACAGACCTAACCATTACACAGCGCCTTGGACTCGGACATGTTTACATAAGACAACGCAATTGATGTGTTTGACAGTGATTACTCAAGTCTGCCACTGTTTTGGTCATATTGACAATTGAGACGATGCACACTTGCATCCACACTGCCACTTGTCAATATTCCAAAATTCAAAACCTATACACGAGCAGTTTGTGTCCCGCGACAACTTGTTTTGTGCTATGATTCGATATAAAATGATATATAACAGATGCACACTCTGGTAAGAGATAGTGAGAAAGCTGTAAATGCGAAACGTCACCAAAACACACACGTCGCCACTCTCCAGTAACTTGATAGCTGATTTAGCTAATATGGCCTGTCTGTACATTGTGCCTGCTAGCTACTATTAGCTAGCTTCATTGACAACAGTGGTGGAGAGTACTTAGGTATAAATACTGTAAGGTACTACTttagttgttttttggggtatctgtactttacaatttatatttCATTGATAATtttaacttcactacattcctaaagaaaataatgtacacgGAACTAAAATAGAAACGCAACAggcaacaattttaaagattttactgagttacagtttacagccctaatccatggatttcatgactggaaatacagataccttaaaaaaaaatgttagatgtggatcagaaaaccagtcagtatctggtgtgaccactatttgcctcatgcattgcaacacatctcctttgcatagagttgaccaggctgttgattgtggcctgtggaatgtccctctcctcttcaatggcagtgcgaagttgctggatattggcggtaactggaacacgttgtcgtacacgtcaatccagagcatctcgaacatgctcaatgtgtgacatgtctggtgagtatgcaggcaatggaagaactgggacattttcagcctcCAGCAGTTGTGTACAGATCCCGCCATCCTGGGATGGCGGTGGCTgcatggcacgacaatgggccgcAGGATCTCGACACGGTATCcctgtacattcaaattgccatagataaaatccaattgtgttcattgtccgtagcttattcctgcccataccataaccccaccgccaccctggggcactctgttcacaacgtaaCATCAGCAAAAGGCTTGCCCAAACGACACCATacagtctgccatctgcctggtacagttgaaaccaggattcattcctgaagagtacacttctccagcatgccagtggccatcgaaggtgagcatttgtccactgaagtcggttatgacgctgaattgcagtcaggtcaagaccctggtgaggacgacaagcacgcaAATGAGCTTCCCTGATACAGTTTCTGAAAGTTTGTACAGAGATTATTCAGCTGGTTCataggctggcgtggttacacgtgttctgcggttgtgaggctggttggacgtactgccaaattctctaaaatgacaatggaggcagcttatggtagagaaatggacattaaattctctggcaacagaggATATTGTGGATattgctgcagtcagcatgccaattgcaaactTTCTCAAAACAGCAGACATCTGtagcattttgttgtgtgacaaaactgcacattttagagtggccttttaccctccccagcacaaggtgcacctgtgtaatgatcatgctgtttagctttttgatgtgccacacctgtcaggtggataagaaatgctcactaacagggatgtaaacaaatttgtgcacactaTTGAGATATCAGCTTTTTGttggtatggaacatttctggaaacTTAACATGTTGCGATTTTCTTTTCAGCTTTTTAttccatatattttccctgacacccaaaagtactcgttacattttgaatgcttaacaggacaggaaaattgtccaattcacacacttatcatgagagcatccctggtcatccgtactgcctctgatctggtggactcattaacctgtctaggactggggttccgctacAGCGAAagcagcgaaagctccacaaacgattatattaggtcaccaccaagtcacagataaacccagccatttttcccaccaaagagaggagtcacaaaaagcacaaatagagataaaattcatcactaacctttgatgatcttcatcagatgacactcataggacttcatgttacacaatacacgtatgttttgttcggtaaagttcatatttatatccaaaaatcttattttacattggcgtgttagattcagtagttccaaaacatgcagtgatattgcagagagccacatgaatttacagaaatactcataataaatgttgatgaaaatacagcttTTATACATGAAACttgatacacttctccttaatgcaaccactgtgtcagttttcaaaaaaactttacggaaaaagcataatctgagaacggcgctcagagcccaaaccagccagagaaatatatgccatgttgggtagtcaacataccataactccaccgtCACCAATGCGGCACTCtgttgggtagtcaacattattcatatataaatattcctccgattgctcagtttggccgggtggccagctctaagaagagtcttggtggttccaaacttcttccatttgagaatgatggaggccactgtgtgcttgaggaccttcaatgctgcagaaatattttggtacccttccccagatctgtgcctccacacaatcctgtctccttcaacttcatggcttgttttttctctgatatgcactgtcaactgtgcgaccttatatagacaggggtgtgtctgaatacatatgtaaataaggtatttatggatatttttgttgcaaaaatgtaggatattttttttttttgctttgtcattatgcggtttagtgtgtagattgattaggaaaaACATggaacaatgtggaaaaaggtgaaggggtctgaatactttccgaatgcactgtatattgtagCAAAGGCTAAGTTCATaatatgcttttgggaaaccggacCCTGGTAATCAATCCGCGCCCTTTCAAGAGATTGGCTTGACAGCTGCTGGATCCGGTTTGAGTCCCGGGCAGGGGTACCCCTGAAATCACTACAATATACTTCCATGGTTCGTTTCATTGACTCTCCCATTTAACTGCCCCTAATTAACCCAGTTGTTGCTACATCTTCTGTGTccgttaaaacttctttgggctgcaagcccgaagccgggcacaatatgacaacagccacttcaagtgcagggcgcgaaattcaaaatatatttttttgaaatatttaactttcacacattaacaagtccaatacagcatatgaaagataaacatcttgtgaatccagccaacatgtccgatttttaaaatgttttacagcgaaaacaccacatatatttatgttagctcaccaccaaatacaaaaaaggacagacatttttcacagcacaggtagcatgcacaaagccaacctaactaaccaagaaccaaccaaactaaccaagaaacaacttcatcagatgacagtcttataacatgttatacaataaatctatgttttgttcgaaaaatgtgcatatttgaggtataaatcagttttacattgcagctaccatcacagctaccgtcacaaataggaccgaagcagccagagtaattacagacaccaacgtcaaatacctaaatactcatcataaaacatttctgaaaaatacatggtgtacagcaaatgaaagacaggcatcttgtgattccagccaatatttccgatttcttaagtgttttacagcgaaaacacaatatagcattatattagcttaccacaatagccagaaacacaagccattccccagcagcaaaagttagcgatcgtaacaaaccagcaaaagatatataatttttgactaaccttgataagcttcatcagatgacagtcctataacatcaggttatacatacacttatgttttgttcgaaaatgtgcatatttagagctgaaatcagtggttatacattgtgctaacgtagcacctttttcccacaacatccggatatttttctgacacccacatattctgaccaaataactattcataaacattactaaaaaatacatgttgtataggaaatgatagatacactagatcttaatgcaatcgccgtgttagaattctaaaaataacttcattacgacatccagcttagttatagcgagagagtgcccaaactctgggcgcaaattactagtacaacatgttcgacagatatatgaaatagcatcataaaatgggtcctacttttgacgatcttccatcagaatgttgtacaaggggtcctttgtccagaacaatcgttgtttggatttagaatgtcctcttctccagtcaattagcacggaaagctagcaaagtggcgcgaagctctccttcctgaacaaaggcacacaacgcaacacgcctaacgtcccgaatatatttcaataatctaataaaactatattgaaaaaacatactttacgatgatattgtcacatgtatcaaataaaatcaaagccggagatattagtcgtctataacgacagcttatcagaaggcaaaaccaggtcccttcacgcgctctccagaaaacaggaaactggtgacacgtcatacaaagagcttttattcgaccccagatcaagttatacactccatttcttctctcactgcctgtcgacatctagtggaagacgtatgaagtgcatgtattctaataaatatcaaggacatttataggcaggccctagaacagagcatcgatttcagattttccacttcctgtcaggaagtttgctgcaaaatgagttctgttttactcacagatataattcaaacggttttagaaactagagagtgttttctatccaatagtaataataatatgcatattgtacgagcaagaattgagtacgaggccgtttgaaatgggcaccttttatccaggctactcaatactgcccctgcagcccaaagaggttaaagaGGATAATCTTGTGAAAAGTGAGGTGAAGAGTCACTGATCTATAAATAGTATTCCCTGCCAAATAATAGGCTTTGTGCAATTAAGATTAGCAGAGCTACTCCTCCCCTGGCATAGGCGATCCCCCTACCAAACACCCACAACCAGACATTGATTGATTGGAAACAGCTTGTGTAATTTCTTAGGATTACCTCTACCTGCAGTAAACCTAGTGCATAATGCTGGAAATACCGGTAAAAGCAAAATGCCTCAAATAAGTCCAAAAAGCATGGCTTTAGTTAGGCCGTATATAAATGGTTGCTTCGGGACAAAAATATCTGACAGACacattatttcatttatttaactaggcaagtcatttaagaacaaattcttatttacaatgacggccttccccGGCCAAACTCTAACTCAGACGATTCTGGGCtgttgtgtgccaccctatgggactcccaatcacagccggttgtgatacagcctggaatcgaaccagggtctgtaatgatgcctctagcactgagatgcagtgccctagaccgctgtgccacttgtGAGCCCACTTGAGCCCACTTCTACAAACAAATCTAAAGCATACTGAGCAGGTCCAGCTTTAA
Proteins encoded in this window:
- the LOC120055279 gene encoding calcium-binding protein 7-like, coding for MPIMHPITSNLMYRGICTIPDMLAYRAPVNLPEDEVEEIREAFKVFDRDGNGFISKQELGMAMRSLGYMPNEVELEVIIQRLDMDGDGQVDFEEFVTLLGPKLTAAGMPDKFHGTDFDSVFWKTDMQKLTVEELKRLLYDTFCDHLTMKDIENIIMTEESHIENPGACQVDIDTSPTQQVKQTCVRKSLICAFAIAFIISVMLIAANQVLRSGMK